One Agelaius phoeniceus isolate bAgePho1 chromosome 6, bAgePho1.hap1, whole genome shotgun sequence DNA window includes the following coding sequences:
- the LOC129121885 gene encoding inositol 1,4,5-trisphosphate receptor-interacting protein-like 1 gives MDPMVFFFMLLKSLIQYPQPVAEGLDEETRLRMEVRAKHLERERLQLEQEVERHRQQQVQFLLLLAVVVVLVYILVLWFIGWKSSLRREEDEEENRGANEEEAGNVAANEEDDVGNEAVNEAEIAANNDVALAVQVEDDFDDRVGRVIMQRIRWPVQDLQRGCEWTTNLMDNYAVYFGHVLSNSFYPVLQRAIGVGSAFEGWSPREEDVVYRVLIPMTPPRGHSFHLELDSAGQRPVRNFRVRVQLECTCRREQQAEDMLCFLHHPEEELRRNQGPSLLHTLCTGSYLDVQKTARWFYQLVRAIWPALPQSHNWHLVLLPSTRSCQFKVTNGRESFRIEMLFGVRRDDSAVFVSSQTREAHTASTIWPESYAVAEAEFFKHIARQAPPDSLHLKCLQFFTRLPLGFSFSTYTMKTIVMHLLNVIPVSAWRRRDLLERLQDIIKSLRFCVQAKRLNHFIVGNPTLPQHIRVPADVQTCGSYNLLLRLAQQPDAHAQAIHEYQVLKRWYKRILLAED, from the coding sequence atggatCCCATGGTATTCTTTTTCATGCTCTTGAAAAGCCTCATCCAGTACCCACAGCCCGTGGCTGAGGGATTGGATGAGGAAACACGTCTGCGCATGGAAGTGCGTGCCAAACACCTGGAACGGGAGAGgcttcagctggagcaggaggtggagcGGCATAGGCAGCAGCAGGTGCAGTTCTTGCTGCTCTTAGCTGTTGTTGTGGTCCTGGTCTACATCTTGGTCCTGTGGTTTATTGGGTGGAAAAGCAGcctgaggagagaggaggatgaagaagaaaaccGTGGTGCAAATGAAGAGGAAGCGGGCAATGTTGCTGCAAACGAAGAAGACGATGTTGGAAACGAAGCTGTCAATGAGGCTGAAATTGCAGCAAACAACGATGTTGCACTTGCAGTCCAAGTAGAAGATGATTTTGACGATCGCGTTGGACGAGTTATAATGCAGCGCATCCGGTGGCCTGTACAGGAcctgcagagaggctgtgagTGGACAACTAACCTGATGGACAATTACGCGGTTTATTTTGGACACGTCTTGTCAAACAGTTTCTACCCAGTCCTGCAACGAGCCATCGGGGTGGGCAGTGCCTTTGAGGGCTGGAGTCCCCGTGAGGAGGACGTGGTGTACCGCGTGCTCATCCCCATGACTCCTCCCCGAGGCCACAGCTTCCACCTGGAGCTGGACAGTGCAGGGCAGAGGCCCGTGAGGAACTTCCGTGTCCGCGTGCAGCTGGAGTgcacctgcaggagggagcagcaggctgaggacatgctgtgcttcctgcaccaccctgaggaggagctgaggaggaaTCAGGGTCCCAGCCTCCTGCACACCCTGTGCACCGGCTCCTACCTGGACGTGCAGAAAACTGCCCGCTGGTTCTACCAACTGGTGAGAGCAATCTGGCCAGCTTTGCCTCAgtcacacaactggcacttagtGCTGCTGCCCTCCACGCGCTCCTGCCAATTCAAGGTGACCAACGGCAGGGAAAGCTTCAGGATTGAGATGCTCTTCGGGGTGCGGAGAGACGACTCAGCCGTCTTCGTCAGCAGCCAGACCAGAGAGGCCCACACAGCAAGCACAATCTGGCCCGAGTCTTATGCTGTGGCAGAGGCTGAATTCTTCAAGCACATTGCCAGGCAGGCCCCTCCTGACAGCTTGCACCTGAAATGCCTGCAGTTCTTCACCCGACTTCCGCTGGGCTTCAGCTTTTCCACCTACACCATGAAGACCATTGTCATGCACCTGCTCAATGTCATCCCCGTCTCAGCGTGGCGCAGGAGAGACCTCCTAGAACGACTGCAGGATATCATCAAGAGCCTGCGCTTCTGTGTGCAAGCCAAACGCCTCAACCACTTCATTGTGGGGAACCCGACGCTCCCTCAGCACATCCGTGTACCTGCAGATGTTCAAACGTGTGGGTCGTACAATCTTCTCCTTCGCCTGGCGCAGCAGCCGGATGCCCACGCCCAGGCCATCCATGAGTACCAGGTTCTGAAAAGGTGGTACAAAAGAATCCTTCTTGCTGAAGATTGA